The Lycium ferocissimum isolate CSIRO_LF1 chromosome 10, AGI_CSIRO_Lferr_CH_V1, whole genome shotgun sequence genome window below encodes:
- the LOC132032519 gene encoding protein ETHYLENE INSENSITIVE 3-like yields the protein MMMFEEMGFCGDLDFFSTPLKEVEAAAPQGDPEPLMDDDYSDEEIEVDELERRMWRDKMKLKRLKEMSSKGKEGVDSVKQRQSQEQARRKKMSRAQDGILKYMLKMMEVCKAQGFVYGIIPEKGKPVTGASDNLREWWKDKVRFDRNGPAAIAKYQADNAIPGKNEGSNPIGPTPHTLQELQDTTLGSLLSALMQHCDPPQRRFPLEKGVAPPWWPNGLEDWWPQLGLPKDQGPPPYKKPHDLKKAWKVGVLTAVIKHMSPDIAKIRKLVRQSKCLQDKMTAKESATWLAIINQEEVLARELYPDRCPPLSSAGGSGTFTMNDSSEYDVEGAVDDPINFDVQEQKPNHLGLLNANVDMFKERLPLQQQSHPIKDEIIANLDFTRKRKPADDLTFLMDQKIYACECLQCPHSELRHGFPDRSTRDNHQLTCPYRNPSQFGVSNFHVDEVKPVFPQQYVQPKPPSLAVNPAPPPFDLSGLGVPEDGHRMINDLMSFYDSNVQGNKSSMVGNVEQPRQQPSVQQNNYLQSQGIVLEGNVFGDSNISANHNSVFAQGDRFDQSKALTSPFNAGSNDNFHFMFGSSFNLQSTDYSEGLSGISHDSLPKQDVPVWY from the coding sequence ATGATGATGTTTGAAGAGATGGGGTTTTGTGGTGATCTCGATTTCTTCTCCACTCCGCTAAAGGAGGTGGAAGCCGCTGCTCCACAGGGTGATCCGGAGCCGTTGATGGACGACGATTATAGTGATGAAGAGATTGAGGTTGATGAGTTGGAGAGGAGGATGTGGAGGGATAAAATGAAGCTTAAAAGGCTTAAAGAAATGAGTAGTAAGGGCAAGGAAGGTGTTGACTCGGTCAAACAACGCCAGTCTCAGGAGCAAGCGAGGAGGAAGAAGATGTCGAGGGCACAAGATGGGATCTTGAAGTACATGTTGAAGATGATGGAAGTATGTAAAGCTCAGGGTTTCGTTTATGGAATTATCCCTGAGAAAGGAAAACCGGTGACCGGGGCTTCCGATAATCTGAGGGAGTGGTGGAAGGATAAGGTGAGGTTCGATCGCAACGGGCCTGCCGCCATAGCGAAGTACCAAGCTGATAACGCCATCCCTGGCAAGAACGAGGGATCTAATCCGATTGGTCCGACCCCTCACACCTTGCAGGAGCTTCAAGATACCACTCTTGGTTCTTTATTGTCAGCTTTAATGCAACATTGTGATCCTCCTCAGAGGCGATTCCCATTGGAGAAAGGCGTTGCACCTCCATGGTGGCCTAATGGACTGGAGGATTGGTGGCCTCAATTGGGACTTCCGAAGGATCAAGGTCCTCCACCTTATAAGAAGCCTCATGATCTGAAGAAGGCCTGGAAGGTTGGTGTTCTCACAGCAGTGATCAAGCATATGTCCCCTGATATTGCTAAGATTCGCAAGCTGGTAAGGCAATCAAAGTGCTTGCAGGACAAGATGACGGCGAAGGAAAGTGCAACTTGGCTTGCCATCATCAATCAGGAGGAAGTCTTGGCTCGAGAACTTTATCCTGATCGCTGTCCGCCTTTGTCCTCCGCTGGCGGTAGTGGAACTTTCACTATGAATGACAGCAGCGAGTATGATGTTGAAGGTGCCGTTGATGACCCTATTAACTTTGATGTTCAAGAGCAAAAACCAAACCATCTAGGTTTGCTGaatgctaatgtcgatatgtTCAAGGAGAGGCTACCTCTGCAACAGCAATCTCATCCAATCAAGGATGAAATTATTGCCAACTTAGATTTCACTCGGAAGAGAAAGCCGGCTGATGACCTGACTTTTTTGATGGATCAGAAGATATATGCTTGTGAGTGTCTTCAATGTCCGCATAGTGAGCTTCGCCACGGATTTCCGGACAGATCCACTAGAGACAATCATCAGTTAACTTGCCCTTACAGAAATCCTTCGCAATTTGGAGTTTCAAACTTTCACGTGGATGAGGTCAAGCCGGTTTTCCCGCAACAATATGTCCAACCAAAGCCGCCTTCTCTGGCGGTTAACCCAGCTCCACCGCCTTTCGATCTATCAGGACTTGGGGTTCCTGAAGACGGGCACAGGATGATCAATGACCTTATGTCGTTCTATGATAGTAACGTACAAGGAAATAAAAGCTCAATGGTGGGGAATGTTGAGCAGCCTCGTCAACAACCTAGTGTTCAACAGAACAATTACCTACAAAGCCAAGGAATTGTGTTGGAGGGAAATGTCTTTGGGGACTCCAACATTTCTGCTAATCATAATTCCGTGTTCGCGCAAGGAGATCGGTTTGATCAGAGCAAGGCTTTAACTTCACCGTTCAATGCAGGCTCTAATGACAATTTCCATTTCATGTTCGGGTCTTCATTCAATTTACAATCCACCGATTACTCTGAAGGTCTTTCTGGGATCTCACATGATAGCTTGCCGAAGCAAGATGTTCCGGTTTGGTACTAG